The Cricetulus griseus strain 17A/GY chromosome 9, alternate assembly CriGri-PICRH-1.0, whole genome shotgun sequence genome has a segment encoding these proteins:
- the LOC113837987 gene encoding zinc finger and SCAN domain containing protein 4D-like, producing MVKPTETANLNKGEVWSPDCYLGNQHGSDTEPMNEGVHVSMQGQEALFPENMSLKEVIKLLKEQQSLIAATQQNVGTPLQLPQDALLVTGYKNSEDGENAFLKGREVNSGVSSPGNGMDSLLFTETGQYAESEHGGVSYGAPLDLSRAGQGTSRYQAESPRSPSYEHIPMEVQPVYLSWTSQSEDTADGHNIVLNTANVNGCISNLKTERDSLLFIQREQDSEPKEGGDFYGLLCDSGRAIWGTSSSQELSLTSHSYEHIPIKVPGFLSRPEQTTCEPVPLWQSQEANSICEGHQERPHRCLKQYKCEECPRAFKYPCNLSVHQKRHKVERSFFCINGETGFYQGSDIRDPETVSKPEKPFICSTCGRSFSHKTNLQAHERIHTGEKPYTCSVCNSRFRQSSTYHRHLRNYHKSD from the exons atggtgaaacccacagaaacagccaacctgaacaagggggaggttTGGTcaccagactgctatctgggaaaccagcatgggtctgatacAGAACCCATGAacgagggt GTTCATGTCTCCATGCAGGGACAGGAAGCCCTCTTTCCTGAGAACATGTCCTTAAAAGAAGTCATCAAGCTTTTGAAAGAACAACAATCATTAATAGCTGCAACACAGCAGAATGTAGGGACACCCTTGCAGCTCCCACAAGATGCATTATTGGTAACAG GTTATAAAAACAGTGAGGATGGTGAAAATGCTTTCTTGAAAGGTAGGGAAGTAAATAGTGGTGTTAGTAGTCCTGGAAATGGGATGGACTCCCTTCTCTTTACTGAGACAGGGCAGTATGCTGAGTCTGAACATGGAGGTGTTTCTTATGGAGCTCCTCTGGATCTCAGCAGAGCCGGTCAAGGCACCTCCAGGTACCAGGCAGAGTCCCCGAGGTCACCTTCTTATGAACATATCCCTATGGAGGTACAACCAGTATATCTTTCGTGGACATCCCAGTCTGAAGACACTGCAGATGGCCACAACATAGTCTTGAACACTGCTAATGTTAATGGCTGTATTAGCAATCTCAAAACTGAGAGAGACTCCCTTCTCTTTATCCAGAGAGAGCAGGATTCTGAGCCCAAAGAGGGAGGTGACTTTTATGGACTTCTCTGcgactctggaagagcaatttgGGGCACATCCAGCTCCCAGGAATTGTCCTTAACATCCCATTCTTATGAACATATCCCTATCAAGGTACCAGGGTTCCTCTCGAGGCCAGAGCAGACTACCTGTGAGCCTGTTCCTCTTTGGCAGAGTCAGGAGGCAAATTCTATATGTGAGGGTCACCAGGAAAGACCCCATAGGTGTCTCAAACAATACAAATGTGAAGAATGTCCCAGGGCCTTTAAATATCCCTGTAACCTCTCAGTCCACCAGAAAAGACACAAAGTAGAGAGGTCATTTTTCTGTATCAATGGTGAGACAGGTTTCTATCAAGGCTCAGACATCCGAGATCCTGAGACTGTATCCAAGCCAGAGAAGCCTTTCATATGCAGCACGTGTGGAAGATCCTTCAGTCACAAGACCAATCTGCAGGCCCATGAGAGGATTCACACAGGGGAGAAGCCCTACACCTGCTCCGTGTGTAACAGTCGCTTCCGCCAGTCGTCCACCTACCACCGGCACCTGAGGAATTACCACAAATCAGACTGA
- the LOC113838549 gene encoding zinc finger and SCAN domain containing protein 4D-like: MSLKEVIKLLKEQQSLIAATQQNVGTPLQLPQDALLVTGYKNSEDGENAFLKGREVNSGVSSPGNGMDSLLFTETGQYAESEHGGVSYGAPLDLSRAGQGTSRYQAESLRAPSYEHIPMGVQPVYLSWTSQSEDTADGHNIVLNTANVNGCISNLKTERDSLLFIQREQDSEPKEGGDFYGLLCDSGRAIWGTSSSQELSLTSHSYEHIPIEAPGFLSRPEQTTCEPVPLWQSQEANSICEGHQERPHRCLKPYKCEECPRAFKYPCNLSVHQKRHKVERSFFCINGETGFYQGSDIRDPETVSKPEKPFICSTCGRSFSHKTNLQAHERIHTGEKPYTCSVCNSRFRQLSTYHRHLRNYHKSD; this comes from the exons ATGTCCTTAAAAGAAGTCATCAAGCTTTTGAAAGAACAACAATCATTAATAGCTGCAACACAGCAGAATGTAGGGACACCCTTGCAGCTCCCACAAGATGCATTATTGGTAACAG GTTATAAAAACAGTGAGGATGGTGAAAATGCTTTCTTGAAAGGTAGGGAAGTAAATAGTGGTGTTAGTAGTCCTGGAAATGGGATGGACTCCCTTCTCTTTACTGAGACAGGGCAGTATGCTGAGTCTGAACATGGAGGTGTTTCTTATGGAGCTCCTCTGGATCTCAGCAGAGCCGGTCAAGGCACCTCCAGGTACCAGGCAGAGTCCCTGAGGGCACCTTCTTATGAACATATCCCTATGGGGGTACAACCAGTATATCTTTCGTGGACATCCCAGTCTGAAGACACTGCAGATGGCCACAACATAGTCTTGAACACTGCTAATGTTAATGGCTGTATTAGCAATCTCAAAACTGAGAGAGACTCCCTTCTCTTTATCCAGAGAGAGCAGGATTCTGAGCCCAAAGAGGGAGGTGACTTTTATGGACTTCTCTGcgactctggaagagcaatttgGGGCACATCCAGCTCCCAGGAATTGTCCTTAACATCCCATTCTTATGAACATATCCCTATCGAGGCACCAGGGTTCCTCTCGAGGCCAGAGCAGACTACCTGTGAGCCTGTTCCTCTTTGGCAGAGTCAGGAGGCAAATTCTATATGTGAGGGTCACCAGGAAAGACCCCATAGGTGTCTCAAACCATACAAATGTGAAGAATGTCCCAGGGCCTTTAAATATCCCTGTAACCTCTCAGTCCACCAGAAAAGACACAAAGTAGAGAGGTCATTTTTCTGTATCAATGGTGAGACAGGTTTCTATCAAGGCTCAGACATCCGAGATCCTGAGACTGTATCCAAGCCAGAGAAGCCTTTCATATGCAGCACGTGTGGAAGATCCTTCAGTCACAAGACCAATCTGCAGGCCCATGAGAGGATTCACACAGGGGAGAAGCCCTACACCTGCTCCGTGTGTAACAGTCGCTTCCGCCAGTTGTCCACCTACCACCGGCATCTGAGGAATTACCACAAATCAGACTGA